The Anticarsia gemmatalis isolate Benzon Research Colony breed Stoneville strain chromosome 29, ilAntGemm2 primary, whole genome shotgun sequence genome window below encodes:
- the LOC142984984 gene encoding histone H2B, producing MPPKTSGKAAKKSGKAQKNISKTDKKKKKHKRKESYAIYIYKVLKQVHPDTGISSKAMSIMNSFVNDIFERIAAEASRLAHYNKRSTITSREVQTSVRLLLPGELAKHAVSEGTKAVTKYTSSK from the coding sequence ATGCCGCCCAAGACAAGTGGTAAGGCCGCCAAGAAATCCGGCAAGGCCCAAAAGAACATCTCCAAGaccgacaagaaaaagaagaagcacAAGAGGAAGGAGAGCTACGCCATCTACATCTACAAGGTGCTCAAGCAGGTCCACCCCGACACCGGTATCTCCTCGAAGGCTATGTCGATCATGAACTCTTTCGTTAACGACATCTTCGAACGCATCGCCGCCGAAGCGTCTCGTCTGGCCCACTACAACAAGAGGTCCACCATCACATCGAGGGAGGTGCAGACATCCGTGAGGCTCCTGCTGCCCGGTGAGCTCGCCAAGCACGCCGTCAGCGAGGGTACCAAAGCTGTCACCAAGTACACCAGCTCCAAGTGA
- the LOC142984985 gene encoding histone H3 yields the protein MARTKQTARKSTGGKAPRKQLATKAARKSAPATGGVKKPHRYRPGTVALREIRRYQKSTELLIRKLPFQRLVREIAQDFKTDLRFQSSAVMALQEASEAYLVGLFEDTNLCAIHAKRVTIMPKDIQLARRIRGERA from the coding sequence ATGGCGCGTACCAAGCAGACCGCTCGCAAGTCCACCGGTGGTAAGGCACCGAGGAAGCAGCTCGCCACCAAGGCGGCCCGCAAGAGCGCACCGGCAACCGGTGGTGTCAAGAAGCCCCATCGTTACAGGCCCGGAACCGTAGCGCTCCGTGAGATTCGTCGTTACCAGAAGAGTACCGAGCTGTTGATCCGCAAGCTTCCGTTCCAGCGTTTGGTGCGTGAGATCGCTCAAGACTTCAAGACCGATCTCCGTTTCCAGAGCTCCGCTGTGATGGCCCTGCAGGAGGCCAGCGAGGCTTACCTCGTCGGTCTCTTCGAAGACACCAACCTTTGCGCCATCCACGCCAAGCGTGTCACCATCATGCCCAAGGATATACAGCTGGCGCGCAGGATCCGCGGAGAGCGCGCCTAA
- the LOC142984986 gene encoding histone H4, translated as MTGRGKGGKGLGKGGAKRHRKVLRDNIQGITKPAIRRLARRGGVKRISGLIYEETRGVLKVFLENVIRDAVTYTEHAKRKTVTAMDVVYALKRQGRTLYGFGG; from the coding sequence ATGACCGGCCGCGGAAAGGGAGGAAAAGGTCTGGGAAagggaggagccaagcgccacAGGAAAGTGCTTCGCGATAACATCCAGGGTATCACGAAGCCCGCCATCCGTCGTCTCGCGCGCAGAGGCGGCGTCAAGCGTATCTCCGGTCTTATTTACGAGGAGACTCGCGGTGTGCTGAAGGTGTTCCTCGAGAACGTGATCCGCGACGCCGTCACATACACCGAGCACGCCAAGAGGAAGACCGTCACCGCCATGGACGTCGTCTacgcgctgaaacgtcaaggcCGCACCCTGTACGGTTTCGGCGGTTAA
- the LOC142985359 gene encoding uncharacterized protein LOC142985359: MADTAVAAEAPAPATPAKKQARQAGGAKKPKAKPTHPKTSEMVNNAIKEMKERSGSSLQAIKKYIAAQYKVDAEKLAPFIRKYLKSAVESGALIQTKGKGASGSFKLESKSAAAKKPSASAGAGKAAAGKGAAAASKAGKKATASAAGAKSKKAAAASASASASPSKAKASAAAKDKKAAAAAKKKPAAKKAAAPAKAKGGAAPKAKKTAKPPTKKPKAPKPKKAAATPKSKPAAKKAAAAKK, from the coding sequence atggCCGATACAGCAGTCGCCGCCGAAGCTCCCGCTCCCGCTACACCAGCAAAGAAACAGGCAAGACAGGCGGGCGGCGCTAAGAAACCTAAGGCGAAGCCTACGCACCCGAAGACGTCCGAGATGGTGAACAACGCTATCAAGGAGATGAAGGAGCGCAGCGGATCCTCGCTGCAGGCGATCAAGAAGTACATCGCCGCTCAGTACAAGGTAGACGCCGAGAAGTTGGCGCCGTTCATCAGAAAATACCTGAAGAGCGCCGTCGAGTCCGGCGCGCTCATCCAGACCAAGGGCAAGGGCGCGTCCGGTTCGTTCAAGCTAGAGTCCAAGTCGGCCGCCGCCAAGAAGCCGAGCGCGAGCGCCGGTGCGGGCAAGGCAGCCGCCGGCAAGGGTGCAGCGGCAGCGTCGAAGGCCGGCAAGAAGGcgaccgcctccgccgccggcgccAAGAGCAAGAAGGCCGCAGCCGCGTCCGCGTCtgcctccgcatcgccgtccaaaGCCAAGGCTTCGGCCGCCGCGAAggacaagaaggccgccgccgccgcgaagaagaagcccgccgccaagaaggccgccgcgcccgccaaggCCAAGGGCGGCGCCGCACCCAAGGCTAAGAAGACCGCGAAGCCACCCACGAAGAAGCCGAAGGCGCCCAAgcccaagaaggccgccgctacGCCCAAGTCCAAGCCCGCCGCGAAGAAGGCAGCCGCAGCCAAGAAGTAA
- the LOC142984987 gene encoding histone H2A has product MSGRGKGGKVKGKAKSRSNRAGLQFPVGRIHRLLRNGNYAERVGAGAPVYLAAVMEYLAAEVLELAGNAARDNKKTRIIPRHLQLAIRNDEELNKLLSGVTIAQGGVLPNIQAVLLPKKTEKKA; this is encoded by the coding sequence ATGTCGGGCCGCGGCAAAGGTGGCAAAGTCAAGGGAAAGGCAAAGTCTCGCTCCAACCGTGCCGGTCTTCAGTTCCCCGTCGGTCGTATCCACAGGCTCCTGCGTAACGGCAATTACGCCGAGCGCGTCGGTGCCGGTGCACCAGTGTACCTGGCCGCCGTCATGGAGTACTTGGCCGCTGAGGTTCTCGAGTTGGCCGGCAACGCAGCGAGGGACAACAAGAAGACCAGGATCATTCCCCGTCACCTTCAGTTGGCCATCCGCAACGACGAGGAGTTGAACAAACTGCTCTCCGGCGTGACCATCGCCCAAGGCGGTGTCCTGCCGAACATCCAGGCGGTCCTGCTGCCCAAGAAGACCGAGAAGAAGGCTTAA